Below is a window of Buchnera aphidicola str. Ak (Acyrthosiphon kondoi) DNA.
ATATCGATTCATTCTTTTTTCCCTTTTTTAAAACATCATGCACTGTAAAAATATCTTTGTCACCCCGACCAGAAAGATTAACAATTAAAATTTGTTTTTTTTGAGGATGCATTTTCATTATTTTTAATGCATATGCTAAGGCATGAGAAGATTCTAAAGCAGGAATAATGCCTTCTTCTCTACATAAAGATTGAAATGCATTGATCGCTTCTTGATCAGTAATAGATACATATTGAGCACGATGAGTGCTATTTAACCAAGCATGTTCAGGTCCTACAGACGGAAAATCTAATCCTGCTGAAATCGACCAAGATTCTTGAATTTGTCCCTCTTGATTTTGCATTAAATGAGATTTCATACCAAAATAAATACCAGTTCTACCATGTTTTAATGGTGCTCCATGTTTTCCTGTATGTATGCCATGACCTGCTGGTTCTACACCAATTAGATTAACTTTATCATAAATAAAATCTGAGAATATTCCAATTGCATTGGAACCTCCTCCGATACATGCAATAATTGAATTTGGAAGCTTATTTTCTTGTTCTAAAATTTGTTTTTTTGTTTCTTCTCCAATCATTTTCTGAAATTCACGAACAATAGTAGGATAAGGATGTGGTCCAGCTGCAGTACCAATCATATAATGAGATGTTTTATAAGTACTAGACCAATCACGTAAAGCTTCATTACATGCATCTTTTAATGTACCAGAACCATTTTTTACTGATATAACTTTTGCACCCATTAATTGCATGCGAAAAACATTTGTACTTTGTCTTTTAACATCTTTAACTCCCATGTAGATTCTACATTTTAAATTTAACAATGCACAAGCAATAGCAGCAGCTACACCATGTTGACCAGCACCTGTTTCAGCAATGATTTCTTTCTTTTTCATTCTAATTGCCAACATAGCTTGTCCTAAAACTTGATTAGTTTTATGTGCTCCACCATGTAGCAAATCTTCTCTTTTTAGATAAATACGCGTTTTTGTACCTTTGGTTAAATTTCTACATAAAGTCAATGGAGTGGGTCTTCCAGCATAATTTTTTAATAAATCATGAAATTTTTTTTGAAAATCAGTGTCTTCTTGTGCAGAAACAAAATTTTTTTCTAATTCAAATAAAGCAGGCATTAATATTTGAGGTACATACATACCACCAAATTCGCCAAAATAAGGATTTAGTAAAGTCACGTAATAGTTTCTCCTATCGTTTATTTAAAAAAAAGTTATTTAACAATATCTTAGTCGTTGAAAAATTAATCTTATTTTTTCATGATTTTTAATACCAGGAGATATTTCTATACCAGAATTAAAATCTAATCCTGAACAATGGAATTTGGAAGCAATAGTACAATTCTCTAAATTAATTCCCCCAGCTAAAATAACGTTGTCTAAAACCTGATTATGTAAAATAGACCAATTAAAAGATGTATTACTTCCTCCAAAAAAAGAGTCAAAAACATACATATTTATATTTTTATACTTACGATCAGGTAATTTAGATTGAATAGAAAAAGCTTTCCAAATTTTAACTTTGTCAGATAGTATATTTCTTAATTTATTAATATAGTCTTGATTTTCTTGACCATGCAATTGAACGGCATAGAGAGACAGTTCTTCAGAAAATTGAGCAATAGTATTTATATCTTCATTTTGAAAAACTCCTACAAACCTTAATTGGCTATTTATGATAATATTTTTGGCAGTTTTTTTAGTAATATAACGAAGAGAATTTTTTACAAAAATCAGTCCGCCATAAATTGCCCCGCATTTTTCAGATATTTGTATATCAGTATTCCGAGTTAACCCACAAATTTTATTATTGCCAAATATTATAGAACGTACCCCGATTTCTAAATTATTTTTCGACATTAAATGTGAACCAATTAAAAAACCATTAACAAATTTACCAAGTTTTTTTATTTCACTATTTTTTGTTATGCCTGATTCGCTAATTATAATAATATCTTTTTTAATTAAAGAAGATAAAATGCGAGTACGATTCAAATCAATTGACAAATCGTTTAAATTACGATTATTAATACCGATAATATTGGCATTTAATGCAAGGGCACGTTCTAATTCTTGTTTATTATTTACCTCAGTTAATATTCCCATATTTAATAGTTTTGCTATTTTAGATAATTCTTGATACTTTGCATCATCTAAAACAGATAACATTAATAAAATAGCATCTGCATTATAGTATCTAGCTAAATATACTTGATATGGATCAATAAAAAAATCTTTACATAAAACAGGCTGAGTAACACATTTTCGTACTATGTTTATAAACTTTAAATTTCCATGAAAATATTTTTCATCTGTAAGAACCGAAACAGAAGAAGCATATTTTTTATACACATTAGAAATTGCAACTAAATCAAAGTTATTTCTAATAATCCCTAAAGAGGGCGATGTTTTTTTGTATTCTAATATAAAACATGGTTTTTTTTCTTTTAAAGAACTATAAAAATCTCGTGTCTTTATATTGATTTTATTTTTAAAACTACATAGAGGTTGGTTTTCTTTTCTCAATGTAATCCAATATATTTTATCTTTTATAATTTTTTTAAGTATATTTTCTTGCATAATTGTCTTCTTTTAGCATATCAGAAACATTTCTTATGTGTTTGTAAACATCTCCACTTCTGATTTTATGTAATGCTAGCTCTGTATTTTCTTTTAAATTTTCATTTCCAAAAACTTTTAATAATAATGCTACATTTACTGCTATTAATTCTTCATGTAATCTATTACCTTTACCTTGCATTATTTGACTGATTATAAAGTGATTTTCTTCTAATGAGTTTATTTTTAATCTATTTTTAGGATGGGTTTTTAATCCGAAACTTTCTGGTTGCAATTCGTAAGATATAATTTCTTTATTAAGTAATTCAGAAACATATGTTGTTCCAAATAAAGTAACTTCATCAGTATCATCACTGTGTACAATTATTCCTCTTGTATATTTTAGATTTTGTAATATTTTAACTGTAGGACCGATGAGTTTTTTGTTATATACACCAATAACTGTAAGAGGAGGTACTGCAGGATTAAGAAAAGGTCCTAATAAATTAAAAATAGTTTTAGTTTTTAGGTTTTTACGAACATTATTAGAATATTTAAAACCATCGTGATATTTAGGTGCAAATAAAAAACAAATATTTAATTCATCTAGAGTTTGACGAGATTTTTCTGGAGATGCATTTAAATTTATATTTAATTTCTCTAAAAGATCAGAAGAGCCTGATTTACTAGAAATCTTTTTATTGCAATGTTTAATAACTTTAAAACCACATGCAGCGGCAACAAACGCACTTGCAGTTGAGATGTTAATAGTATTTTTATTATCGCCACCCGTCCCTACAATATCAGAAAAAATGTAATCAGGTTTTGGAAAAAATTTCATTTTTTCTGAAAATGCGTATATTGCTCCGGTTATTTCTTCAATTGATTCACCCCGTATTCGCATTGCTGTTAATATAGATGCTAATTGTATATCTGTTATTTTTCCAAAAGAAATCAATTTAAATAATTGATAACTTTCTTCTTGAGTTAAAGATTTTGAATCATAAATTTTATTTAAAATATTTTGCATTTATTACCTTTAAAAATTTTTTAAAAATAAATATTTATTAATTGTAAAATGTTTTAAAATTTATATTTTTTAAATTTCACAATAATCTATTGATGTAAATAATTCAATTTAAATTTAAAAAACTTTATTTTATATGATTTTTACAAACGAATTTTATACTAAAAAAATAAAAATATAACTATCATTTTAGAGCATTATATATGTTATATTTTTATTTTTTGGAGTTTTTACATGAATAAAATGTTAGTAATAATATTATTTTCTTTAGTATCTCTTACTTGGGGGACTACTTGGATCGCAATGAAAATCGCAACAGAAACAATTCCTCCATTTTTTGCTACTGGAATACGCTTTTTAGTCGCCTCTCCTTTGTTAATTATTATTGCATATTATACACAAACGCCTCTTTTATTTCCATATGGACAAAGATGGTTTCAATTTATCATTTCTATTTTTTATTTTTCTATACCATTTACATTAATGTTGTATGGAGGAACTTATGTAAGCTCTTCTATCGCATCTATTATATTTTCAAATATGCCTGTAGCTGTATTAACAGTATCATTTTTATACTTAAAACAAAAATTATTTTTAACTCAAAAAATAGGTATTTTGATTTCTTTAATTACATTATTAACTGTTTTACTGATAGAATTAGAATCAGAATGTTTTTTTCAATGGAAAGGAATTTTAGCTTTACTTTTTGCATTGTTTAGTCATGCTTTTATTTATGCAGAATGTCAAAAAAAATGCTGTAATGTATCTGTTATTACTTTTAATGCTTTACCATCGTTAGTGTCTGGAATATTATTATCTACTATATCTTGGTTTATAGAAAATCCTCATATTGATACTTTTTCTAATAGATCTATTTTAGCTATATTTTATCTCGGAGATTTTTCTGGAATTTTTGGTATTTTATCTTTTTTTTATTTGCAACAGAAAGTAAGTGCATTTTATGCTTCTACTGTTTTTTTAATTTTTCCAGTTATTGCTGGATTTTTAGAAAATTATATTTATAAAAATACAATTTTACTATGTGAAATGTGGTTTATTTTCCCATTAATTATAGGAATATTATTAACTTTGATTCCAGTTGATTATCTAAAAAAAATAAAAAATAAACCATAAATAATTAAATTATAAAAGGTTTTAGATAGATGAGTGAAAAAATACAAAAAATATTGTCTCATTTTGGATATGGTTCACGTCGAAATATTGAAAAATTGATTCAATGTGGGAATATATCTATCAATGGGATAAAAGCAATAATTGGTCAACGTTTAGATTATAAAAATATTGGAGAAGTTAGGATAAAAGGAGAAATAATATCTATAAAAAAAACATATTTTAAAACAAAAGTAATAATTTATAATAAACCAGAAGGAGAAATTTGTACTAGAAATGATGTCAAGAAAAGACCTACTGTATTTGATAAATTGCCTTTTTTAAATATTCATCGATGGATTAGTATTGGAAGATTAGATCTTAATACTAGAGGGTTATTATTATTTACAAATAATGGAAATCTAGCTAATAAACTCATGCATCCCAAGAACAAAGTAGAGAGAGAATATTATATTAGAGTTTTTGGACAAATTAATAAAAATACAATGAATATTTTAAAAAATGGAGTTAAAATTAAAGATGGTTATGCTTCATTTAAAAGTATAGAACCTATTGATTGTAAAGACTCAAGAAAAAATAAATGGTTTAAAGGTGTTTTATGTGAAGGAAAAAATCGTGAAATCAGATCCATGTGGAAAACTGTAAAATGTCAAGTTAGTAGATTAATCAGAATAAGGTATGGGAATATTATTTTGCCTAAAAATTTACAATTAGGGCATTGGACTGAATTAAATTCCACATTAGTAGATAATTTATCTAATTTAGTTGCTTAAAGAGAATACTAAAAATTTTTATATAAAAAATTCTTTATATATTTATTTGACAAAAACATTTTAGCTGTCTTTTAAAAAAGGTTCATTGTGTGAATTTACTTTTAAATTATGAATTATTCTTAGCAAAAATTATTACTTTTATTATAATCAGCATCTCTACATTGACTTTATTTTATACAATAATAAAAAGAAAAAAAAACACTGATAGTAAAATAAAAATTACTTTACTTGAAGATAATTATAAAAATATAAAAAATAAAATCTTATTATCCACAATGGAAAATTTTGAAAAAAAAATATGGTTTGAAAAAGAAAAAATAAAAAATAAAAAAAACAAAAAAAAAATATTAGAAAATAAAGATCAATATCTTAAAAATAAAAAGAAAAAATTATATATTTTAGATTTTAAGGGAGGAGTTTATGCAAATGAAGTGATGGGATTGCGAGAAGAAATATCTGCTGTACTTTCTGTGGCAAATAAAAATGATGAAGTTTTATTACGTTTAGAAAGCTCTGGAGGTGTAATTCATGGATATGGATTAGCTGCTTCTCAATTAAATAGATTGCGTCAACGAGGAATACATCTAATTGTATCTGTTGATAAAATTGCAGCAAGTGGAGGATATATGATGGCATGTGTTGCAGATTATATTGTTTCAGCACCATTTGCAATAATAGGTTCAATTGGAGTGGTAGGTCAAATACCCAATTTTAACAAACTATTAAAAAAATACAATGTGGATGTTGAGCTTCATACTGCAGGAGATTATAAACGCACCTTGACAATGTTTGGACATAACACTCAATCAACACGTGATAAATTCTGTGAAGAATTAAATATGACACATAAACTTTTTAAAAATTTCATAAAAGAAATGAGACCATCTTTAGATATTGAAAGTGTGTCTAATGGAGAGCATTGGTTTGGGACAATGGCTTTAGAAAAAAAATTAGTTGATCAAATTAGTACAAGTGATGATATTCTAATGTCGAAGATGGGAGAATACACTTTGTTGAACATTCAATATATTTATAAAAAAAAAATATTAGAACGTTTTACTTCTTCTATAGTACATAATATTAGAAAAATTTTACTTAAAATATTTTTTCATAAAAATTATTTATAATTTTAAAAAAAAATTTTACATATAATTCATGTTGTGTTAATTATTTTTTTAGAATATAGATTAATATGATTTACTGGGTAAAAACATGAAAAAATCTCTTGTTATAGTTGAATCTCCAGCAAAAGCAAAAACTATAAATCAATATTTAGGTGCTGAATACATAGTAAAATCTAGTATAGGACATGTACGAGATTTAATAACAGGTAAATCCCAAAATAAAGAAAAAAATAAAAAACATCCTAATGAAAGTATTTTTGCAAAACCAAATAAAAAAACTCTTTTGATAAAAAAAATGGGTATTGATCCCTATCACAATTGGAAAGCTGAATATTATATTTTACCTGGCAAAGAAAAAATAATTTCTGAATTGAAATCTATTGCTAATCAGGTAAATCATATATATCTTGCTACAGATCTAGATAGAGAAGGCGAAGCAATAGCTTGGCATTTAAAAGAAGTTATTGGAGGCGATTCTTCTAAATTTAGTCGTGTCGTATTTAATGAAATTACTAAACACTCAATAAAAAAAGCATTTCAAAACGTCGGTCATATAAATATGAATCGAGTACATGCACAACAAGCACGTCGTTTTATGGATCGAGTGGTAGGTTATATGATTTCACCTTTATTATGGAGAAAAATTTCAAGAGGGTTATCTGCAGGACGAGTTCAATCTGTAGCGGTTCGTATAATTGCCGATCGTGAAAAAATTATAAAAAATTTCATTCCAGAAGAATATTGGAAATTAAATTTATCGCTATTTACTAAAGATAAAAAAAAGATTGAAATGGATGTCACACATTATAATAATAAAATATTCCGCCCTAAAAATAGAAATGAAATATATTATGCAATAGAGAAAATAAAAAAATCATTATTTTTTGTTAAAAATTATGAAGAAAAAATATTTTATAAAACTGCGTCTGCTCCATTTATAACCTCTACTTTGCAACAATCTGCTAGTCTTCGTTTAGGATTTAGTGTAAAAAAAACAATGTTTTTAGCACAAAAACTATATGAAGAAGGTTATATAACTTATATGAGAACTGATTCTAATTATTTAAGTAAACATGCAATTAAAAAAGTCAGAACATATATAAAAAATTATTATGGGGATGATTATTTACCTAAAGAACCTAATTTATATTCCAATCGAAAACATTCTCAAGAAGCTCATGAAGCCATTCGACCATGTGATATTAAAATCGAAAATATCAACTCAGATAATTTAAGTTCTAGTGCTAAAAAATTGTATAAGTTAATTTGGAATCAATTTGTAGCTTGTCAAATGACATCAGTAAAATATAAATCTATTACTATAATAGTCCTAGCTGATCTGTTTAAACTACAAAAAAACGAACAAATAGTACTATTTAATGGTTGGACTAGACTTCTAATAGAAGAAAAGAATATAAATTATGAATTTCCTGTTCTAAATATAGGAGATATTTTGTTTATAGATAAAATTACACCTAATCAAAAATTTACTAAACCTCCACCACGTTTTAGTGAAGCATCTTTAGTGCGTGAATTAGAAAAAAAAGGTGTTGGAAGACCTTCTACTTATTCTGTAATCACATCAAAAATACAAGACCGAGGATATGTTAAAATCAAAAAAAATAAATTTTATGCAGAAAAGATGGGAGAAATTCTTACTATTAGATTAAAAAAAAGTTTTAGCAATTTAATTGATTATAATTTTACTGCCTATATGGAGGAAAAACTTGATAAAGTTGCTGATAATAAAATTGCTTGGAAAAATGTACTTGATTCATTTTTTGAAGATTTTTCTAAGCAATTAGAAAAAGCTAAAAAAAGTCCAGAAGAAGGAGGTATGGAATTAAATAGCATTGTTCCAACTTCAATTAAATGTCCAATGTGTTGTAAAAAAATGGGAATTAAGACTGCTATAACTGGTGTTTTTCTTAGTTGTTTAGGATATAATAATATTGATATTACAAAACGTTGCAAACAAACTATAAACCTTATTTCACTGAATGATTTTAATAAAGAAGAAGATAATCACAGACAGATGTCTCTAGAATTAATGAATCGATGTGACGAATGTAATATGTCTATGGATAGTTATTTTATTGATAAAAAACTAAAATTACATATCTGTATTAATAATCCTAGTTGTCTTGGCTATAAAATTGAAAAAGGAGTTTTTAAAAGTCCTGTTTATTTATCTGAAATAATTCAATGTGAAAAATGTAATGGTGACATGATGTTAAAAACAGGTCCATTTGGTAAATTTTTTATATGTATTAATAAAACATGTAAAAATACAAGAAAGATTTTGCCCAATGGTGAAATATCTGATCCGAAATTAGAACCGATTCCCTTTCCACAATTATTATGTAAAGAATCTGATGCATGGTTTGTTTTGCGAGAGGGAATTTCCGGTATTTTTTTTGCTGCAAACACTTTTCCTAAATCACGTGAAACTAGATCTCCATTTGTAGAAGAATTAGCTCGATTTCAATATTTGTTACCAGAAAAAATACATTATTTATCTAGTGGTCCTATAATAGATGATTATGGTAATAAAACTATTGTATGTTTTGATAGAAAAACAAAAAAGCATTATATTACTTCTAAAAAAGAAGGAAAATTTACAGGTTGGTCAGCTATATTTATTGATAAAAAATGGTGTGTAACAAGCAAATAGCATTTAAGAAAACGTAATTTTTAATTAAATTATTTTAAATAATATTTGCGTATTTTTTCAGTAATTAATCTAATTAATTTTGGACTGCTGGTTATATTACCAGAATGACAATCTTCATATTGGTGTCCTCCTGTAAAATCACTGATTAAACAACCAGATTCTCGAACTTGTAACTTACCTGCTATAAAGTTATTAGGTTCTAAATCAAAATCAAATAAACAATCTATTTTTCCAGCTGCAACGTAAGCCAAATCGAGTACAGTAGAACCAGTACATCTAAAAGAAATGCCAGATAAAATTAATTTTTGATATATTTTAAAAGAAGATAAAATGTCATTTTGAATTTTATTAGGTAGATTAACAGCAATCGTTGTTTGATCTAAAGTATTAACTTTGCTGCATCTAGTACGGTATCCATTTAATTGAGAACCTTGTCCTTTTACAGCTGTAAATAAATCATTTTTTATAGGATCATATATTACAGAAATTTCAGTTCTGTTTTTCACAATAACAGCAATAGAAATGCAAAAATACGGAAAACATTTAATAAAATTATTTTTTCCATCTAATTCATTGATAACCCAAATAGTGTTTTTTTCATTTTTTTTAATAAAAATATTTTCATTTTTTTTTAAAATAATATGATTAGGATAAGATCTATGAATAATTTCACTTATTATTCTATTTGTTTTATACATTATGTTTTTTATAAATGTTTTGTTTTTTTCTAAATCTTCTATAATAAATTTATATGTATCATAATTTTGAATAATAACGTTTCCTCCTTTTCGTACTGCACGAATAGCAATATTTAACATTGGATGCATGGTAATCTCCTAAATTTTAAACTTTTTTAGAATAATATCATGATTTAAATATCTTTAATATGCATTAAGAAATAATAATATTTTTTAAAATATTAAAACAGTGTGAAAATTAATGAACTTATTATATTAATTGAGTTATATAAAATTATAATACATTTTTACTATTTTTTTTCTTCTAGGGTGAAATTTTAAATGAAAAAGTATTTTTTAGTAATTCATTTCAGGTCTATAGATGAATAAAAATATCAATATATTAAATATTTCAACATCTAAAATTAATTTGTTAGATTTAAATCGTCAAGATCTAAGATGTTTTCTTATTTCTTTAGGTGCAAAAAATTTTTGTACAGATCAAATCATGAATTGGATTTATAATTATTACTGTAATGATTTTAATAAGATGTTTAATATTAGTAAAAAAATAAGAAATCAATTATATGAAAAATCTCATATATTTGCATCAAAATTTATAGAAGAAAAAGTCTCTTATGATGGTACGATAAAATGGATTACTTCTATTCATAATCAAAAAATTGAGACAGTTTATATTCCTGAAAAAAAACGCTCTACTCTTTGTGTTTCTTCACAAATAGGATGTGCTTTAAAATGTCATTTTTGTGCTACTGGACAAGCAGGTTTTCAACGTAATTTAAAAGTTTCTGAAATTATTGCTCAAGTTTGGCGAGCAAATAAAACATTAAAAGAAAAAAAAATTGCAAATGGTGTTACTAATATAGTCTTTATGGGTATGGGTGAACCTTTATTAAATTTAAATAATGTTGTTTCTGCATTAAAAATAATTTTAGATAAAAATGGTTTTGGTTTATCAAAACGTCGCATTACTTTATCAACTTCAGGAATAGTTCCGGCTTTAGATAAATTAAGACATATGATTGATGTTTCTTTAGCAATTTCTTTACATGCTCCGAATGATTCTATTAGAAATTGTATTATGCCGATTAATAAAAAATATAATATTTCTTCCGTTTTAAATTCGACATTAAAATATTTAAAATATTCTAATGCAAATCGAGGTGGAGTGACAATAGAATACGTTATGTTAGATGGAGTCAATGATTCTAATGAAAATGCTCAACAATTAGCTAGTTTATTGAGTCGAATACCTAGTAAAATTAATTTAATCCCTTGGAATTCTTTTTTAGGTTCATCTTTTTTATCTAGCAGTATGAATCGAATAAATATTTTTGCAAATATTTTAAGAAAAAAAGGATTTACTGCAATGATTAGAAAAAACAGAGGAGACGATATTCATGCTGCATGTGGTCAATTAACTGGTAATATAACTAATCGTTCTAAAAAATAATTTATTTATTATTCCTTCTATTATATATGAATATATAAAAAAAAATTTATGAATAAATATAAAATCATTAACAGAAGAAAATCTGATCGCATCTATATCGGAAAAGTACCTATTGGAAATAACTCTCCTATTTCAGTTCAATCAATGACTAATACCAAAACTATAAATACTTTAGATACTATTAATCAAATTTTAGAATTACAAAAAGTAGGAGTAGATATCGTTCGTATTTCTATACCGACTTTAAAAGCCGCAGAATCATTTAAAGAAATTAAAAAACGAGTTCAAATTCCATTAATTGCAGATATACATTTTGATTATAGGTTAGCCTTAAAAGCTATAGAATATGGAGCAGATTGTTTAAGAATTAATCCTGGAAATATTGGAAATAAAAAAAGAGTATCCGAAATAATTAATTATGCAAAAGATAAAAATATATCTATGCGTATTGGTGTAAATGCAGGATCATTAGAAAAAGATATATTAAAAAAACATAAAACTCCTACTCCAGAAGCTTTAGTAGAATCAGCGATGAGACATATAGAATATTTTGATGCTTTAGATTTTAATCAATTTAAAGTCAGTGTTAAGGCATCTGATGTTTTTTTAGCAGTAGAATCATATCGGATATTAGGAAAAAAAATTACACAACCTTTACATATTGGAATTACAGAAGCGGGAGGTTTAAGAAATGGAACAGTAAAATCTTCTATAGGTATTGCTTTATTATTATTAGAAGGTATTGGAGACACAATACGAATTTCATTAGCTGCAAATCCTATTCAAGAAGTAAAAGTAGGTTATGATATTTTAAAAGTCTTAGGTCTAAGATCAAGAGGAATTAATTTTATTGCTTGTCCTACTTGTTCAAGACAAGAATTTGATGTAATTAATACGGTAAATCAATTAGAAAAAAAATTAGAAGACGTTTCAACTTCTATAGATGTATCAATTATTGGTTGTATTGTGAACGGGATAGGAGAAGCTAAAACAGCAACATTAGGTTTAACAGGAAATTATAAAAAAAGTTCATTTTATGAAGATGGAATACGTCAACAAAAAAAAATCAAAAATGAAAATATTATAGAAATCATGGAAATCAAAATTCGAGAAAAAATAAAAAAGATAGATGAATTAAATAATAAAAAAAACAATATTTAACTATATATTTCAATTAATTTACATGGAATAAAAGAGAAAATAGTGAATAAAGAAATTAAATCAATTAGAGGGATGCATGATTATCTTCCAAAAGAATTAAAAATATGGAATTATATAGAAATTATATTAAAAGAAGTTCTAACGAGTTACTGTTATTTAGAAATTAGATTGCCTATATTAGAAAAAACTGAAATTTTTAAAAGAGCAATTGGTAATGTTACTGATGTAGTAGAAAAAGAAATGTACTCTTTTAACGATCGAAAAGGTAACAGTTTAACCTTGCGTCCAGAAGGCACTGTCGGTTGTGTACGAGCTATCATACAAAATCATTTATTAAATAAAAAAAATAATAAATTTTGGTATTTAGGCCCTATGTTTCGATATGAAAGACCACAAAAGGGGAGATATCGTCAATTTTATCAATTAGGTGCAGAAGTCTTTGGATTTGATACAGAAGATATAGATTTAGAAATTATTATTTTGACAAATCGTTTATGGAAAAGAATTGGTATTGATTCAGATGTAATATTAGAAATTAATTCAATTGGTTCTAAAACAGATCGTTTTCAATATAAAAAAGAACTAGTTTTTTTTCTAAAAAAATACGAACATTTATTAGATGAAGACTGTAAGAGACGATTATATACTAATCCCTTACGTATTTTAGATTCTAAGAATAAAAATGTTCAAAAAATATTAGAAGAAGCTCCCTTACTAAGTAAATATATCAATGTTTCTTCCAGTAACCATTTTCAAAATTTATGTAACATAATGAATTCACATGGAATAAAATATAAATGTAATCCAAATCTAGTACGAGGATTAGATTATTATAATAATACTGTTTTTGAATGGAAAAGTAA
It encodes the following:
- a CDS encoding inositol monophosphatase family protein yields the protein MHPMLNIAIRAVRKGGNVIIQNYDTYKFIIEDLEKNKTFIKNIMYKTNRIISEIIHRSYPNHIILKKNENIFIKKNEKNTIWVINELDGKNNFIKCFPYFCISIAVIVKNRTEISVIYDPIKNDLFTAVKGQGSQLNGYRTRCSKVNTLDQTTIAVNLPNKIQNDILSSFKIYQKLILSGISFRCTGSTVLDLAYVAAGKIDCLFDFDLEPNNFIAGKLQVRESGCLISDFTGGHQYEDCHSGNITSSPKLIRLITEKIRKYYLK
- the hisS gene encoding histidine--tRNA ligase; this encodes MHDYLPKELKIWNYIEIILKEVLTSYCYLEIRLPILEKTEIFKRAIGNVTDVVEKEMYSFNDRKGNSLTLRPEGTVGCVRAIIQNHLLNKKNNKFWYLGPMFRYERPQKGRYRQFYQLGAEVFGFDTEDIDLEIIILTNRLWKRIGIDSDVILEINSIGSKTDRFQYKKELVFFLKKYEHLLDEDCKRRLYTNPLRILDSKNKNVQKILEEAPLLSKYINVSSSNHFQNLCNIMNSHGIKYKCNPNLVRGLDYYNNTVFEWKSNHLGSQNTICAGGRYDSLVQEMGGQKTPAIGFAIGIERLVLLTKSLNIFSKIIEKINIYIIFIGDKNKYYAVNLSEEIRDLYPKLKIFINFLNQNIKKKIKHAVNSLASIIIFIGDDEIKKGFFLVKDLKKEKEYHLLKNELMIKIQKIFK
- the ispG gene encoding flavodoxin-dependent (E)-4-hydroxy-3-methylbut-2-enyl-diphosphate synthase, which produces MNKYKIINRRKSDRIYIGKVPIGNNSPISVQSMTNTKTINTLDTINQILELQKVGVDIVRISIPTLKAAESFKEIKKRVQIPLIADIHFDYRLALKAIEYGADCLRINPGNIGNKKRVSEIINYAKDKNISMRIGVNAGSLEKDILKKHKTPTPEALVESAMRHIEYFDALDFNQFKVSVKASDVFLAVESYRILGKKITQPLHIGITEAGGLRNGTVKSSIGIALLLLEGIGDTIRISLAANPIQEVKVGYDILKVLGLRSRGINFIACPTCSRQEFDVINTVNQLEKKLEDVSTSIDVSIIGCIVNGIGEAKTATLGLTGNYKKSSFYEDGIRQQKKIKNENIIEIMEIKIREKIKKIDELNNKKNNI
- a CDS encoding bifunctional tRNA (adenosine(37)-C2)-methyltransferase TrmG/ribosomal RNA large subunit methyltransferase RlmN: MNKNINILNISTSKINLLDLNRQDLRCFLISLGAKNFCTDQIMNWIYNYYCNDFNKMFNISKKIRNQLYEKSHIFASKFIEEKVSYDGTIKWITSIHNQKIETVYIPEKKRSTLCVSSQIGCALKCHFCATGQAGFQRNLKVSEIIAQVWRANKTLKEKKIANGVTNIVFMGMGEPLLNLNNVVSALKIILDKNGFGLSKRRITLSTSGIVPALDKLRHMIDVSLAISLHAPNDSIRNCIMPINKKYNISSVLNSTLKYLKYSNANRGGVTIEYVMLDGVNDSNENAQQLASLLSRIPSKINLIPWNSFLGSSFLSSSMNRINIFANILRKKGFTAMIRKNRGDDIHAACGQLTGNITNRSKK
- the topA gene encoding type I DNA topoisomerase: MKKSLVIVESPAKAKTINQYLGAEYIVKSSIGHVRDLITGKSQNKEKNKKHPNESIFAKPNKKTLLIKKMGIDPYHNWKAEYYILPGKEKIISELKSIANQVNHIYLATDLDREGEAIAWHLKEVIGGDSSKFSRVVFNEITKHSIKKAFQNVGHINMNRVHAQQARRFMDRVVGYMISPLLWRKISRGLSAGRVQSVAVRIIADREKIIKNFIPEEYWKLNLSLFTKDKKKIEMDVTHYNNKIFRPKNRNEIYYAIEKIKKSLFFVKNYEEKIFYKTASAPFITSTLQQSASLRLGFSVKKTMFLAQKLYEEGYITYMRTDSNYLSKHAIKKVRTYIKNYYGDDYLPKEPNLYSNRKHSQEAHEAIRPCDIKIENINSDNLSSSAKKLYKLIWNQFVACQMTSVKYKSITIIVLADLFKLQKNEQIVLFNGWTRLLIEEKNINYEFPVLNIGDILFIDKITPNQKFTKPPPRFSEASLVRELEKKGVGRPSTYSVITSKIQDRGYVKIKKNKFYAEKMGEILTIRLKKSFSNLIDYNFTAYMEEKLDKVADNKIAWKNVLDSFFEDFSKQLEKAKKSPEEGGMELNSIVPTSIKCPMCCKKMGIKTAITGVFLSCLGYNNIDITKRCKQTINLISLNDFNKEEDNHRQMSLELMNRCDECNMSMDSYFIDKKLKLHICINNPSCLGYKIEKGVFKSPVYLSEIIQCEKCNGDMMLKTGPFGKFFICINKTCKNTRKILPNGEISDPKLEPIPFPQLLCKESDAWFVLREGISGIFFAANTFPKSRETRSPFVEELARFQYLLPEKIHYLSSGPIIDDYGNKTIVCFDRKTKKHYITSKKEGKFTGWSAIFIDKKWCVTSK